A region from the Desulfoglaeba alkanexedens ALDC genome encodes:
- the sdhC gene encoding succinate dehydrogenase, cytochrome b556 subunit yields MKVFEAKVKYKMHPGYLSWILHRVTGVLLGLYLFLHIWVIHHLAQGEEAFDEVMGIVQAPLFHLLEIGLLGTVVYHGLNGLRVVFMDYGNLARREIMRKAVYAVFAVSAVLILVGAVPMLRLALGL; encoded by the coding sequence ATGAAGGTTTTTGAAGCAAAGGTCAAATACAAGATGCACCCGGGCTACCTTTCCTGGATCCTTCACCGGGTCACGGGCGTGCTGCTCGGGCTTTATCTGTTTCTGCACATCTGGGTGATCCATCACCTGGCCCAGGGGGAAGAAGCCTTCGACGAGGTGATGGGGATCGTGCAAGCGCCTCTGTTTCACCTACTGGAGATCGGGCTTCTGGGAACCGTCGTATACCATGGGTTGAACGGGCTGCGGGTGGTCTTCATGGACTACGGAAACCTGGCACGCCGTGAGATCATGCGAAAGGCCGTCTACGCCGTTTTCGCGGTGTCCGCCGTTTTGATCCTCGTGGGCGCCGTCCCCATGCTCCGCCTGGCCCTGGGCCTTTGA
- a CDS encoding DnaJ domain-containing protein, producing MLKRFWPVLLWLLYFVSPVDLFPDTVFGPGWTDDVALLGLLYWYLKRRKREAESEGEGSRGRSTASDQGRDRGPDGGHRTSAGNAGGAGKAPHRRDPFEVLGVPPDASWDEIRSAYHRQANRYHPDKVSHLGEEFQQLAKEKFQDIQWAYETMRREKGRG from the coding sequence ATGCTGAAACGATTCTGGCCGGTGTTACTCTGGCTGCTCTACTTTGTCTCCCCTGTCGATCTTTTTCCAGATACCGTCTTCGGTCCCGGCTGGACCGACGACGTCGCCCTGCTGGGGCTGCTTTATTGGTACTTGAAGCGCCGGAAACGGGAAGCCGAAAGCGAGGGGGAAGGCTCGCGCGGCCGGAGCACGGCCTCCGACCAGGGCCGCGACCGAGGACCGGACGGCGGGCACCGCACGTCGGCGGGAAACGCCGGCGGCGCGGGGAAAGCTCCACACCGGCGGGACCCCTTCGAAGTGCTGGGCGTACCGCCCGACGCAAGCTGGGATGAGATCCGGTCGGCGTATCACCGACAGGCCAATCGCTACCATCCGGACAAGGTGAGTCACCTCGGGGAAGAATTTCAACAGTTGGCCAAGGAGAAATTCCAGGACATCCAGTGGGCTTATGAAACCATGCGGCGTGAAAAGGGCCGAGGGTGA
- the sdhD gene encoding succinate dehydrogenase, hydrophobic membrane anchor protein: MLGKYAGSGRSGAFDWFFQRVSGVALLITLFLHFYVLHYATEGPVTYQKVMARLVSPTWKAIDVAFLVFAVYHAMNGFKMIVDDYIHSTNLRAVIVGALWVVSIVFFGLGLLTILTLEVKA, encoded by the coding sequence ATGTTGGGTAAATATGCCGGTTCCGGACGATCCGGAGCGTTTGACTGGTTTTTCCAGAGGGTTTCCGGTGTTGCGCTTCTCATTACACTATTTCTGCACTTTTACGTTCTGCATTATGCCACCGAAGGGCCGGTCACCTACCAGAAGGTGATGGCGCGCCTGGTGTCTCCCACATGGAAGGCCATCGACGTGGCCTTTCTCGTTTTCGCGGTCTATCACGCCATGAACGGCTTCAAGATGATCGTTGACGATTATATCCATTCCACGAACCTGAGGGCCGTCATCGTGGGCGCGCTCTGGGTCGTATCCATTGTCTTTTTCGGGCTGGGGCTGCTGACCATCCTCACCCTCGAAGTCAAAGCGTAG
- a CDS encoding Fe-S-containing hydro-lyase — protein MEEPVRLTTPLSTHHVEALSIGDRVLLNGVLYTARDAAHKRLVQLLENGSPLPFYLEGQVIYYVGPSPPKPGRPIGAAGPTTSYRMDPYAPALIARGIKGMIGKGARNQAVKDAMMRYKAVYFAAIGGAGALMARSVLSAEVIAYPELGPEAVRKLEVRDMPVIVANDTRGGDLYEEGVRKYAR, from the coding sequence ATGGAGGAACCCGTCCGCTTGACCACCCCGCTTTCGACCCACCATGTAGAAGCCCTCTCCATCGGAGACCGGGTCCTGCTCAACGGAGTCCTTTATACGGCCCGGGATGCCGCTCACAAACGTCTGGTCCAACTGCTCGAAAACGGTAGCCCCCTGCCCTTCTACCTGGAAGGCCAGGTCATCTACTACGTGGGGCCGTCGCCCCCGAAGCCGGGACGGCCCATCGGCGCGGCTGGCCCGACCACCAGCTACCGTATGGACCCTTACGCACCGGCCCTCATCGCCCGCGGCATCAAGGGTATGATCGGGAAAGGCGCCCGGAACCAGGCAGTGAAGGACGCCATGATGCGCTACAAGGCCGTCTATTTCGCCGCCATCGGCGGCGCGGGAGCCCTCATGGCCCGAAGTGTCCTTTCCGCGGAAGTTATCGCCTACCCCGAACTGGGCCCCGAAGCCGTCCGGAAACTGGAAGTCAGAGATATGCCCGTGATCGTCGCAAACGACACGCGAGGCGGGGATCTCTACGAAGAAGGTGTGAGGAAATACGCTCGCTGA
- a CDS encoding (Fe-S)-binding protein, producing MDSRLHRREGYTFQLVNIDCMRQSTRFNVIMELDESIEELLPYLAAVLPGCTYIHGSGVISVMDDGHIAGITGRRITFTDVGDENEAEALCRRYFETIQEVTSRKDTVAPVFEKRQDLTVLEIFRALPATNCGGCGYSTCMAFAAGVFRRETTIERCPPLAENPRRYAALFHKLALNGHRIPESAHPGRETLR from the coding sequence ATGGACAGTCGCTTGCATCGAAGAGAAGGCTACACCTTTCAGTTGGTGAATATCGACTGCATGAGGCAGTCCACGCGCTTCAACGTGATCATGGAACTGGACGAGTCGATCGAAGAGCTCCTGCCTTACCTGGCGGCGGTACTCCCAGGCTGTACCTACATCCACGGCTCCGGAGTCATCAGCGTCATGGACGACGGGCATATCGCAGGGATCACCGGCCGTCGGATCACGTTCACCGATGTGGGCGATGAGAACGAAGCCGAAGCGCTGTGCCGGCGCTATTTTGAAACCATTCAGGAAGTCACGTCCCGGAAGGACACTGTGGCTCCTGTATTTGAGAAGCGGCAGGACCTCACGGTGCTTGAGATATTCCGAGCGCTTCCGGCCACCAACTGCGGGGGCTGTGGCTATTCCACGTGCATGGCTTTTGCCGCCGGGGTATTTCGGAGGGAAACCACCATCGAACGTTGCCCTCCCCTGGCCGAAAATCCTCGCCGGTACGCCGCCCTGTTCCATAAGCTGGCGCTCAACGGCCACCGAATCCCAGAGAGCGCTCACCCAGGCCGAGAAACTTTGCGCTGA
- the acs gene encoding acetate--CoA ligase, whose amino-acid sequence MADTNVFPVPESWKKSAWINKETYHEMYERSIKDPEGFWSEHAKRIDWFEPWKTVKDSDFQGDIRIRWFEGGKLNACYNCLDRHLDKRGDQVAIIWEGDDPSVDKTFTYRQLYEEVCRFANVLKAQGVKKGDRVTIYLPMIPELAIAMLACARIGAIHSVVFGGFSPDSLADRIQDCDARIVITSDEGLRGGRKIPLKANTDEALDKCPEVDRVIVVRHTGGDVNMVAGRDLYWHELMKDAPAECPPETMDAEDPLFILYTSGSTGKPKGVLHTTGGYMVYTSLTHQYVFDYKEGDIYWCTADIGWITGHSYIVYGPLANGARSLMFEGVPNYPDFSRFWQVVDKHQVNIFYTAPTAIRALMRQGDEPVRKTSRKSLKLLGTVGEPINPEAWLWYYNVVGEKRCPIVDTWWQTETGGILITPLPGATDLKPGSATRPFFGVQPAIINQEGQILEGACSGYLVMLDSWPAMMRTVYGDHERFKTTYFVQYPGKYFTGDGARRDEDGYYWITGRVDDVINVSGHRLGTAEVESALVAHEAVAEAAVVGCPHDIKGQGIYAYVTLVSGVEPSEELRKSLAEWVRKQIGPIATPDYIQWAPALPKTRSGKIMRRILRKVAANEVSDLGDTSTLAEPEVVEHLIRNRMVR is encoded by the coding sequence ATGGCTGACACCAACGTCTTCCCGGTACCGGAATCCTGGAAAAAGTCGGCATGGATCAACAAGGAAACCTATCACGAAATGTACGAACGCTCCATCAAGGACCCTGAAGGGTTCTGGAGCGAGCATGCCAAACGCATCGATTGGTTTGAACCCTGGAAGACCGTGAAAGACTCGGATTTTCAGGGGGATATCCGCATACGCTGGTTCGAAGGCGGGAAACTCAACGCCTGCTACAACTGCCTGGATCGGCATCTGGACAAGCGCGGGGACCAGGTGGCGATCATTTGGGAAGGCGACGACCCTTCCGTGGACAAGACGTTCACCTACCGGCAGCTTTATGAGGAAGTCTGCCGTTTCGCCAACGTCCTCAAGGCGCAGGGCGTGAAAAAGGGCGACCGGGTGACCATCTATCTTCCCATGATCCCGGAACTGGCGATCGCCATGCTGGCCTGTGCGCGCATCGGCGCCATCCATTCCGTCGTCTTCGGCGGCTTTTCCCCCGACTCGCTGGCCGACCGCATCCAGGACTGTGACGCGCGAATCGTTATCACCTCGGACGAAGGGCTCCGCGGAGGCCGAAAAATCCCTCTCAAGGCCAACACGGACGAAGCTCTTGACAAGTGCCCGGAGGTGGACCGGGTGATCGTGGTGCGGCATACGGGCGGCGACGTCAACATGGTCGCGGGCCGCGACCTATACTGGCACGAACTCATGAAGGACGCTCCGGCGGAATGTCCGCCCGAAACGATGGATGCGGAGGATCCGCTGTTCATTCTCTACACCTCAGGATCGACCGGGAAGCCCAAGGGCGTGCTTCATACCACGGGCGGCTACATGGTCTACACGAGCCTTACCCACCAGTACGTGTTCGACTACAAGGAGGGCGACATCTACTGGTGCACGGCGGACATCGGCTGGATCACGGGGCACAGCTACATCGTCTACGGGCCTCTTGCCAACGGCGCCAGGTCGCTCATGTTCGAAGGCGTGCCCAACTACCCGGACTTTTCCCGGTTCTGGCAGGTGGTGGACAAGCACCAGGTGAATATCTTCTATACCGCCCCTACCGCCATCCGAGCCCTCATGCGCCAGGGCGACGAACCGGTCCGAAAGACATCCCGCAAATCTCTGAAGCTCCTTGGAACCGTGGGGGAACCCATCAACCCTGAAGCCTGGCTCTGGTACTATAACGTGGTGGGGGAAAAGCGCTGTCCCATCGTGGACACGTGGTGGCAGACGGAAACCGGCGGGATCCTCATCACCCCGCTTCCTGGAGCCACAGACCTCAAGCCCGGATCGGCCACTCGGCCGTTCTTCGGCGTGCAGCCGGCCATTATCAACCAGGAGGGGCAGATACTTGAAGGCGCCTGTTCGGGCTACCTGGTGATGCTGGATTCGTGGCCCGCCATGATGCGCACGGTTTACGGGGACCACGAACGGTTCAAGACCACCTACTTCGTTCAGTACCCGGGCAAGTACTTCACGGGCGACGGCGCCCGCCGGGACGAAGACGGCTACTACTGGATCACCGGCCGGGTGGACGACGTGATCAACGTTTCGGGCCATCGCCTGGGAACCGCCGAAGTAGAAAGCGCTCTGGTGGCCCACGAGGCTGTGGCGGAAGCGGCGGTCGTCGGCTGCCCGCACGACATCAAGGGTCAAGGCATTTACGCCTATGTGACCCTGGTTTCCGGTGTGGAACCCTCGGAAGAGCTGCGAAAGAGCCTGGCTGAGTGGGTGAGGAAGCAGATCGGCCCCATCGCGACGCCCGACTATATCCAGTGGGCTCCGGCGCTTCCCAAGACACGATCCGGAAAAATCATGCGGCGCATATTGCGCAAGGTAGCGGCAAACGAGGTGTCCGACCTGGGTGACACGTCCACCCTGGCTGAACCGGAGGTCGTGGAACATCTGATCCGTAACCGCATGGTCCGCTGA
- the sdhA gene encoding succinate dehydrogenase flavoprotein subunit, which produces MAELNVTIHKHDAVIVGAGGAGLRAALEASRSVNTAVISQVFPTRSHTVAAQGGVAASLSNVEPDDWVWHMFDTIKGSDYLGDQDAIEFMCRMAPEVVIELEHMGMPFSRLNDGKIFQRRFGGHTKDFGKDAICRTCAAADRTGHAMLHTLYEQCVKSGVVFYNEFFALQLLTNEGHVVGVLTWDMCNGGFHIFHAKATLFATGGYVRVYRTNSNAHINTGDGLSLALRAGLPAEDLEFVQFHPTGIYGVGNLITEGVRGEGGYLLNKDGERFMKRYAPTVWDLASRDVVSRAMAEEMRQGRGCGPKGDFILLKLDHVGADLIHERLPGIWELARVFAYVDCTKEPIPVVPTAHYSMGGIPTNRFAEVVLGGMDGKEEVVRGFYAAGEAACASVHGANRLGSNSLLDIMVFGKVGGAKMAEFAESLPEHVPLPENPGKEGIQEVRKLLDTTDGERMAAIWDELKDTMELNCGVFRTEETLTTQRTVLDRLCERFKTVRVFDKSLAYNLDLIETLELGHMLDFSKAIVEGALARTESRGAHYRDDFPKRDDENWHKHTLAVMEEDGSIRLDYKPVRMKPLTVPTFEPKERVY; this is translated from the coding sequence ATGGCAGAACTCAACGTGACCATTCATAAGCACGATGCGGTGATCGTGGGAGCGGGCGGCGCCGGGCTTCGCGCCGCCCTGGAAGCCTCCCGGTCCGTGAATACGGCGGTGATCAGCCAGGTCTTCCCCACGCGGTCCCACACGGTCGCCGCCCAGGGAGGCGTCGCCGCGTCACTGAGCAACGTGGAACCCGACGACTGGGTCTGGCACATGTTCGACACCATCAAGGGCAGCGACTACCTGGGCGACCAGGACGCCATCGAATTCATGTGCCGCATGGCCCCCGAAGTGGTGATCGAGCTGGAACACATGGGCATGCCCTTCAGCCGACTGAACGACGGCAAGATCTTTCAGCGGCGTTTCGGCGGCCATACGAAGGACTTTGGAAAGGATGCCATCTGCCGGACCTGCGCGGCCGCCGACCGCACGGGCCACGCCATGCTCCACACCCTCTACGAGCAGTGCGTGAAAAGCGGCGTGGTCTTCTACAACGAATTTTTCGCGCTTCAGCTCCTCACCAACGAAGGCCACGTGGTGGGGGTGCTCACCTGGGACATGTGTAACGGCGGCTTCCACATCTTCCACGCCAAGGCGACCCTTTTTGCGACCGGCGGCTACGTCCGGGTCTACCGCACCAATTCCAACGCCCACATAAACACGGGAGACGGCCTGTCGCTCGCGCTCCGCGCCGGGCTTCCCGCGGAAGACCTGGAATTCGTCCAGTTCCACCCAACGGGCATCTACGGAGTGGGGAACCTCATCACCGAAGGGGTGCGGGGCGAAGGCGGCTACCTTTTGAACAAGGACGGCGAACGCTTCATGAAACGCTACGCCCCGACGGTCTGGGACTTGGCTTCCCGTGACGTGGTTTCCCGAGCCATGGCCGAAGAAATGCGCCAGGGGCGTGGCTGCGGACCCAAGGGGGATTTCATCCTGCTCAAACTGGATCACGTGGGAGCCGATCTCATCCACGAACGACTCCCCGGCATCTGGGAACTGGCTCGCGTTTTCGCCTACGTGGACTGCACCAAGGAACCCATCCCGGTAGTTCCCACGGCCCACTATTCCATGGGCGGCATCCCCACCAACCGGTTCGCCGAAGTGGTGCTCGGCGGAATGGACGGGAAGGAAGAAGTGGTCAGAGGGTTTTACGCCGCCGGCGAAGCGGCCTGCGCTTCGGTCCACGGGGCCAACCGGCTGGGGTCCAATTCGCTCCTCGATATCATGGTTTTCGGCAAGGTGGGCGGCGCCAAGATGGCGGAATTCGCCGAGTCGCTCCCGGAACACGTCCCGCTTCCGGAAAACCCAGGAAAGGAAGGCATCCAAGAAGTCCGGAAGCTCCTCGACACAACGGACGGCGAACGCATGGCCGCCATCTGGGACGAACTCAAGGACACCATGGAACTCAACTGCGGGGTCTTCCGGACCGAAGAAACCCTTACCACCCAGAGGACCGTGCTCGACAGGCTGTGCGAGCGCTTCAAGACCGTCCGGGTTTTCGACAAGAGCCTCGCCTACAACCTGGACCTCATCGAAACCCTGGAACTGGGCCATATGCTCGACTTTTCCAAGGCCATCGTCGAAGGGGCTCTGGCGCGAACCGAAAGCCGCGGCGCCCACTACCGGGACGACTTTCCCAAGCGCGACGACGAGAACTGGCACAAGCACACCCTGGCCGTCATGGAGGAAGACGGCTCCATCCGGTTGGACTACAAACCCGTCCGGATGAAGCCGCTCACCGTGCCCACCTTTGAACCGAAGGAACGCGTCTACTGA
- a CDS encoding succinate dehydrogenase iron-sulfur subunit, with protein MSKTVTFTVFRYDPERDRKPHYKDYKVELRRAGMMVLDGLNQIRWEQDGTLSYRRSCREGVCGSDGFNINGVNMLACITHIEDLKEPIVVQPLPSMPVIKDLVVDFTDFYNKYYLIKPYLITKTPPPSDRERLQSPEDRRKLDGLYECILCGCCSSSCPSYWADPNYLGPAALLKAWRFIADSRDEGTDERLEIINDRDGAWRCHTILNCVEACPKLLNPTEAIAHLKKTIISKKF; from the coding sequence ATGTCGAAAACCGTCACTTTCACCGTGTTCCGGTACGACCCGGAAAGAGACAGGAAACCTCACTACAAAGACTACAAAGTAGAACTTCGTCGAGCCGGCATGATGGTCCTCGACGGCCTGAACCAGATCCGGTGGGAACAGGACGGCACCTTGTCCTACCGGCGGTCCTGCCGGGAAGGGGTGTGCGGCTCCGACGGCTTCAACATAAACGGCGTCAATATGCTCGCCTGCATCACCCACATCGAAGACCTGAAGGAACCCATCGTGGTCCAGCCGCTTCCATCCATGCCGGTCATCAAGGACCTGGTGGTGGATTTCACGGATTTCTACAACAAGTATTACCTTATCAAACCCTACCTCATCACCAAGACCCCGCCGCCTTCGGACCGGGAACGGCTGCAGAGCCCCGAGGACCGCAGGAAACTGGACGGCCTCTACGAATGCATCCTTTGCGGGTGCTGCAGCTCGTCATGCCCCAGCTACTGGGCGGATCCCAACTATCTGGGCCCCGCGGCGCTGCTCAAGGCGTGGCGTTTCATCGCCGATTCCCGCGACGAAGGCACCGACGAGCGTCTTGAAATCATCAACGACCGGGACGGCGCCTGGCGGTGCCACACCATCTTGAACTGCGTGGAAGCGTGTCCCAAGCTCCTCAACCCGACCGAAGCCATCGCTCACTTGAAAAAGACCATCATTTCCAAGAAATTCTAG
- a CDS encoding DUF3786 domain-containing protein, protein MDDATQYTTIHTLADRFEADLLMQALQREGIPAILRSFEETAYDGLFVPQRGWGKIMVPESRAAAARLAIAAILEDLRSPRLYEDPQEVDPNLWRQLEAMEPERICSNAQVAFNRDAGAYEVPFLSGTLRCYPALRRVEALRPLPSSKLDFQLHLVLLHYLLEAKPGGLSGKWVSEKDLPGGHLFFRGCHAFPTARLLEAFGEDPALFKRKCERLGGHPAQAGDMSFRMWPFPKVPLLFVLWLGDDEFDPALHIRFDATVHHHLQALDTILAMINVVCRNMLAA, encoded by the coding sequence ATGGACGACGCCACCCAATACACGACCATCCATACGCTGGCCGACCGTTTCGAAGCGGACCTTCTCATGCAGGCCCTCCAGCGGGAAGGGATCCCGGCTATCCTCAGAAGCTTCGAAGAAACGGCCTACGACGGCCTTTTCGTGCCGCAGCGCGGATGGGGGAAGATCATGGTGCCCGAATCGCGGGCGGCGGCGGCCCGCCTGGCGATCGCTGCCATTCTGGAGGACTTGCGGTCGCCAAGGCTTTACGAGGACCCCCAGGAGGTGGATCCGAATCTCTGGCGGCAACTGGAGGCCATGGAACCGGAAAGGATCTGCTCCAACGCGCAGGTTGCCTTCAATCGGGATGCCGGCGCCTACGAAGTCCCGTTCCTGTCGGGAACCCTGCGCTGCTATCCCGCCCTGCGGCGCGTGGAAGCGCTCCGGCCTCTGCCGTCATCCAAGCTGGACTTTCAGCTTCACCTGGTATTGCTGCACTACCTTCTGGAAGCCAAGCCCGGGGGTCTTTCCGGAAAATGGGTGAGCGAAAAGGACCTTCCGGGCGGCCACCTATTTTTCCGCGGCTGCCACGCTTTCCCCACCGCCCGGCTGCTGGAAGCCTTCGGTGAGGATCCGGCGCTGTTCAAGCGAAAGTGCGAACGCCTGGGAGGACACCCGGCACAGGCCGGAGACATGTCTTTCCGCATGTGGCCGTTTCCCAAGGTACCGCTGTTGTTCGTCCTGTGGCTGGGCGACGACGAATTCGACCCGGCGCTTCACATCCGCTTCGACGCCACCGTCCATCATCACCTGCAGGCCCTGGACACCATCTTGGCCATGATCAACGTGGTGTGCCGGAACATGCTGGCGGCATGA